A genomic window from Camelina sativa cultivar DH55 chromosome 2, Cs, whole genome shotgun sequence includes:
- the LOC104722031 gene encoding uncharacterized protein LOC104722031 has translation MAAAITATLVFAARRRPLACSLSSSSTPTNTRRLVLYSKPGCCLCDGLKEKLNAAFSLSPGSDSLNDVVLQVRDITTNPVWERAYQYEIPVLAKENSDGKEEILPRLSPRLSAEIIQKKLLAAFS, from the exons ATGGCGGCGGCGATAACAGCGACTTTGGTGTTCGCTGCAAGACGTCGTCCTTTGGCCTGTAGTTTATCGTCTTCCTCGACACCAACAAACACGAGAAGGCTTGTTCTATACTCTAAACCTGGATGTTGTCTCTGCGATGGTCTTAAAGAGAAGCTTAACGCTGCCTTCTCTCTTTCCCCCGGTTCCGATTCACTCAACGACGTTGTGCTTCAG GTAAGGGATATCACTACGAATCCCGTTTGGGAACGAGCTTATCAGTATGAGATACCGGTTTTGGCTAAAGAGAACTCTGATGGCAAAGAG GAAATTTTGCCGAGGTTATCTCCACGTTTAAGTGCGGAAATCATACAGAAGAAGCTACTTGCTGCCTTTAGTTGA